GAAATCAACGGAAACAACTGGCATGAGATTTTACGGAAGACCGACGTGGCATTCGGGCGCGCCGACCCGAATTCGGATCCGTGCGGCTATCGCACCGTCCTTACGATGAAACTCGCCGAAGATTTTTACAGGCGGCCGGGCTTGGCGGACGCGCTTGCAGGGAAGGATCTCCGTTACATGCGCCCGAAGGAAACGGATCTGCTGGCGCTGCTTGAAACGAGGACGATCGACTACCTCTTTTTGTATCGCTCCGTGGCCGTCCAGCATGGACTCAAATGGTTGACGCTTCCCAATGAAATCAATCTGAAGGACGCCGCGCTGGCGGATCACTACAAGACGGTTTCGGTGGAAATTACAGGCGAGAAACCGGGGACAACGATAATCCAGCATGGCGAGCCCATGGTCTACGGTATTACGATCCCGAAAAACGCGCCCAACCCAAAAGCGGCGATGGCATTCACCGCATTCCTCCTTGATAAAGGCAAGGGATTGACGATTATGGAAAAGAACGGCCAGCCACCGCTTGTTCCCGCCATCTCGGAGACCTATGAAAAAATTCCCGAAAGCCTGCGGAAATACGTATTGAAACCATGAACAACAAGCTCACATCCTTCACCCGATACGAGCCGCTTTACCTCCTCTTTGCATTTCTGGGCGGCATGGCGCTGCTGTTCATTGTCGCGCCGCTGGCGGGGATGGCATTGAAAACATCGGGCGCGGAACTTGTGCATACCGCCCGCGACACCGAGGTGCAGCGCAGCATTTTTCTGACGGTTTGGACTTCGATGGCCGCCACGGCCATCATGGCGGTCGGGGCGATACCGCTGGCCTACCTGCTGGCGCGGAAAGAATTCCCGTTGAAGCGCCTCGTAACAGCCATCATCGATCTGCCCATCGTTATCCCCCACTCCGCCGCCGGCATCGCGA
The window above is part of the Candidatus Hydrogenedentota bacterium genome. Proteins encoded here:
- the wtpA gene encoding tungstate ABC transporter substrate-binding protein WtpA; translated protein: MKSGGFLGVFCLIAGLAWSADGPSGDLIVFHAGSLSVPMKEMAAAFAAEYPAVRVLAEASGSRECARKISDLGKPCDVMASSDYAVIDTLLIPKFADWNIKFAGNEMAIVFTGASKYADEINGNNWHEILRKTDVAFGRADPNSDPCGYRTVLTMKLAEDFYRRPGLADALAGKDLRYMRPKETDLLALLETRTIDYLFLYRSVAVQHGLKWLTLPNEINLKDAALADHYKTVSVEITGEKPGTTIIQHGEPMVYGITIPKNAPNPKAAMAFTAFLLDKGKGLTIMEKNGQPPLVPAISETYEKIPESLRKYVLKP